In Haliotis asinina isolate JCU_RB_2024 chromosome 16, JCU_Hal_asi_v2, whole genome shotgun sequence, the following are encoded in one genomic region:
- the LOC137268722 gene encoding uncharacterized protein, whose protein sequence is MIHLLLLGLFASPSSTSTVPVTMGNHWSGGFQGDFCLPFTLDVTSWKARIHFSIPLKSLEIWLADIESQNADGTEFVVVNKPFNGDEHSGDSLCVSFLGHADGDVTPTATVVLENMPDPTTPPSTTSTTTTTTTTTPTTTRTLGPGETWPPTTTHPPTTKGTKPEHVPHNQTLTMELIQNRNGQWEGQFCIDLKEEIQAWEFLMTFSVGVTNIHDYEGDIVGSTSGCSKQWTMVNRKTKGVHYAGDHYCVRMTGNVCSGSGDPSATAILVDVTNDGQTLPITPVVTGAQATKYNYPEILMKSILFYEAQRSGKLPPDNRIPWRGDSALDDKGANGEDLTGGWYDAGDNVKFNFPMAFSTTLLTWSLIEYKDAYEKTGQLEKMYECIKWPLDYFIKCHTKPNELYAQVGDGGADHGTWTSPERMTGRRPAFKIDASGPGSDLAMETASAMAAGSIAFKDKDPAYSATLLKHAKQLFEFGKAHQGKYSATVSNAAAFYASQDYEDENSWGGVWLYKATGDKTYLDYAEEHFVNKTAWGFSWDEKIGGANLLLYNITKKDRYKKVVEGTFVDWFPGGSIGYSPKCLAYRLQWGSLRYAANTAFLALAAADAGLHTDSYRKWAMTQLHYAFGDTGRSFIVGFGVNPPQRPHHRASSCPMLPAPCEWESQNQKGPNPHTLYGAMVGGPGKDDSYKDNRKDYVKNEVACDYNAGMQASTAALEHLAIAHALPTTYKDMWQILLVAALVASSHGDKVQMSGIRDNTGKFEGKFNVQATDTIDGWLLDITFCEAITGFSQWQGDMITKNTDGTHFKIVNKAYDGIINKGSSLSITVTGSYSGSKPPCASAEFTNLGKDPFKVQIPKDPDHTEYNYDEVLMKSILFYEAQRSGKLPANNRIPWRGDSALGDKGSGGEDLTGGWYDAGDHVKFGLPMAYSTTVLLWGLIQWKDAYQKAKQLDIMYDSVKWPLDYFLKAHVSKNEFYVQVGDGGADHAYWGRPEDMTMARPAYKISASCPGADVAAETAAAFAAGYLAFKDKDSTYAAKLLQHGKELYDFALNNHGIYTDCINQAAAYYRSMGYEDELAWGGAWLYWATKEQKYLTAAENFHQNGSAWGFSWDDKQAGETVLLYKLTKKDKYKQDIVQTYHDWMPGGSIPYTPNGLAYRLQWGAIRYANNMAFTALMAAEEGLNAAAYRKWAKSQIHFALGDAGHSYVVGFGKNPPRQPHHRGSSCPMMPAPCGWNDQRQSGPNPHTLFGALVGGPDKSGTYTDKREDYVRNEVACDYNAAFQGGVAALKSLYLRNLYPK, encoded by the exons ATGATTCATCTCCTCTTACTGGGGCTCTTTGCGAGCCCGTCATCAACGAGTACGGTCCCTGTTACCATGGGTAACCACTGGAGTGGTGGTTTCCAGGGTGATTTCTGTCTACCGTTCACCCTTGACGTCACTTCCTGGAAAGCTCGAATTCATTTCAGCATCCCGTTAAAGTCTCTCGAG ATCTGGCTGGCTGATATTGAGTCTCAGAATGCGGATGGTACCGAGTTCGTAGTGGTCAACAAGCCATTTAATGGAGACGAACATTCTGGGGACAGTCTGTGCGTCAGTTTCCTCGGACACGCTGACGGGGATGTCACCCCAACGGCTACTGTCGTCCTAGAGAACATGCCCGACCCAACTACACCACCATCGACGACATCGACCACAACCACGACGACCACAACCACCCCAACCACCACGAGAACGCTGGGACCTGGCGAGA CGTGGCCCCCAACAACGACACACCCTCCAACAACAA AGGGCACTAAGCCGGAGCACGTTCCTCACAACCAGACCTTAACAATGGAGCTGATCCAGAATAGGAATGGTCAGTGGGAGGGTCAGTTCTGTATTGACCTCAAGGAGGAGATCCAGGCCTGGGAGTTTCTCATGACCTTTAGTGTCGGGGTCACCAATATCCAC GACTATGAAGGGGATATAGTTGGATCAACATCGGGCTGCTCAAAACAATGGACAATGGTCAACCGGAAGACTAAAGGTGTCCATTACGCCGGAGACCATTACTGTGTCCGGATGACAGGCAACGTGTGCAGTGGGTCTGGCGATCCCAGCGCAACTGCCATCCTTGTCGACGTCACCAACGATGGACAGACGCTGCCAATCACTCCTGTTGTTACGG GGGCCCAAGCAACCAAGTACAACTATCCTGAAATTTTGATGAAGTCCATCTTGTTCTACGAGGCTCAGAGATCCGGGAAACTCCCCCCAGACAACAGGATCCCCTGGAGGGGGGACTCCGCCCTTGACGACAAGGGTGCCAACGGAGAGGACCTTACTGGAGGATGGTATGACG CTGGAGATAACGTCAAATTCAACTTCCCCATGGCGTTCAGCACAACCCTGTTGACATGGAGTCTGATTGAATACAAGGACGCTTACGAGAAGACGGGTCAGCTTGAGAAGATGTATGAATGCATCAAGTGGCCGCTGGACTACTTCATCAAGTGTCACACCAAGCCTAACGAGCTGTACGCGCAG GTTGGAGATGGCGGTGCTGACCACGGGACATGGACCAGCCCAGAGCGCATGACCGGAAGGAGGCCAGCCTTCAAGATTGATGCATCCGGTCCAGGGTCAGATCTAGCCATGGAGACCGCTTCCGCAATGGCAGCTGGATCAATTGCCTTCAAAGACAAAG ACCCCGCCTACTCGGCCACCCTGCTGAAACACGCCAAGCAACTGTTTGAGTTCGGGAAGGCTCACCAGGGAAAATACAGCGCAACTGTTTCCAATGCTGCGGCCTTTTATGC ATCTCAGGACTACGAGGATGAGAACAGCTGGGGAGGTGTGTGGCTGTACAAGGCTACCGGAGACAAGACCTACCTGGACTATGCCGAGGAACACTTCGTAAACAAAACAGCTTGGGGATTCTCCTGGGATGAGAAGATCGGCGGTGCAAAT CTTCTGCTATATAACATAACGAAGAAGGACAGATACAAGAAAGTTGTGGAAGGAACATTCGTGGACTGGTTCCCTGGAGGAAGTATTGGCTACAGCCCCAAATGCCTGGCCTACAGGCTCCAGTGGGGGTCTCTCAGATATGCAG CAAACACGGCCTTCCTCGCCCTGGCTGCCGCTGACGCTGGGCTCCACACAGATTCATACCGGAAGTGGGCCATGACGCAGCTCCACTACGCATTTGGCGATACAGGAAGAAGTTTTATTGTCGGATTTGGAGTCAACCCACCACAGAGACCACATCACAGGGCAAG CTCCTGTCCTATGCTTCCGGCTCCATGTGAGTGGGAGTCTCAGAACCAGAAGGGCCCCAACCCCCACACTCTCTACGGCGCCATGGTCGGAGGCCCCGGCAAAGACGACAGCTACAAAGACAACAGGAAAGACTACGTCAAGAACGAGGTAGCGTGCGACTACAACGCCGGCATGCAAGCTTCTACTGCAG CTCTGGAACACCTCGCCATTGCACATGCTCTGCCAACAACGTACAAAGAC ATGTGGCAAATACTTCTTGTGGCGGCGTTGGTCGCCAGCAGTCATGGAGACAAGGTGCAGATGTCAGGGATCCGGGACAACACAGGGAAGTTTGAGGGGAAATTCAACGTCCAGGCCACAGACACCATCGATGGATGGCTGCTAGACATCACCTTCTGCGAGGCCATCACAGGATTTTCG CAATGGCAAGGTGACATGATTACAAAGAACACAGACGGCACCCACTTCAAGATCGTCAACAAAGCCTACGACGGCATCATCAACAAGGGATCCTCCTTGTCCATCACTGTCACCGGCTCCTACTCAGGAAGTAAACCACCCTGCGCATCTGCTGAATTTACCAACCTCGGGAAAGATCCATTCAAGGTCCAGATTCCCAAGGATC CTGACCACACCGAGTATAACTACGACGAGGTTCTCATGAAGTCCATCCTTTTCTACGAGGCGCAGAGATCTGGTAAACTTCCGGCAAATAACCGCATTCCGTGGAGAGGTGACTCCGCCCTGGGTGACAAGGGAAGCGGGGGTGAAGATCTCACGGGAGGATGGTATGATG CTGGAGACCATGTGAAGTTTGGGCTGCCTATGGCCTACTCAACCACAGTGCTCCTCTGGGGTCTGATCCAATGGAAGGACGCCTACCAGAAGGCCAAACAGCTGGACATCATGTACGACAGCGTTAAATGGCCGCTCGACTACTTCCTCAAGGCCCATGTCAGCAAGAACGAGTTTTATGTTCAG GTGGGTGACGGTGGTGCTGACCACGCCTATTGGGGCCGCCCAGAGGATATGACCATGGCAAGACCAGCCTACAAGATCTCCGCTTCCTGTCCAGGCGCAGATGTCGCCGCTGAGACCGCTGCTGCCTTTGCAGCTGGATATCTAGCATTCAAGGATAAAG ACAGTACTTATGCGGCAAAATTGCTTCAACACGGCAAAGAGCTGTACGACTTCGCCCTCAACAACCACGGCATCTACACCGACTGCATCAATCAGGCCGCCGCTTACTACAG GTCAATGGGCTACGAGGACGAGCTGGCTTGGGGAGGAGCCTGGCTCTACTGGGCCACCAAGGAGCAGAAGTATCTGACGGCGGCTGAGAACTTCCACCAGAACGGATCAGCATGGGGGTTCTCCTGGGATGACAAACAAGCGGGAGAAACC GTGTTGTTGTATAAGCTGACCAAGAAGGATAAGTACAAGCAGGACATTGTCCAGACCTACCATGACTGGATGCCCGGCGGTTCCATCCCCTACACCCCTAACGGCCTCGCCTACAGACTGCAGTGGGGAGCTATCAGATATGCCA ATAACATGGCGTTCACAGCACTGATGGCAGCAGAGGAAGGCCTCAATGCTGCAGCATACAGGAAGTGGGCTAAAAGCCAGATTCACTTCGCTCTGGGAGATGCTGGACACAGCTACGTTGTTGGATTCGGGAAGAACCCCCCTCGACAACCCCACCACAGAGGAAG CTCCTGTCCAATGATGCCTGCTCCCTGTGGCTGGAACGACCAGCGACAATCGGGTCCGAACCCCCACACCCTATTTGGGGCGCTAGTTGGGGGACCAGACAAGTCCGGGACCTACACCGACAAGCGAGAAGACTATGTCAGGAACGAAGTAGCATGTGACTATAACGCCGCTTTCCAGGGAGGAGTTGCAG CTCTGAAATCTCTGTACCTGAGGAATCTGTATCCGAAATAA